A portion of the Spirochaetota bacterium genome contains these proteins:
- a CDS encoding glutamate synthase-related protein, whose translation MIQWPKNNDALGTVNRGNPAESGLCTLCRADCQGRCETWLSCMQGRKLLYPRDFGAITSGSANTCHVGVSYNSIRINGYVYGSHGLAKGLSNDPDDCVFPNVTLDGEFGKKEKTKYRVPIMTGALGSTFIAAKYWDSFSIGAALVGYPIVVGENVVGVDKLSILKNGKIEKAPELERRINTYLKYFDGYGAIIVQTNVEDTRNRVAEYIIDKYGDKVIIELKWGQGAKVIGGEIQVTDLDYALFLKNRGYIVDPDPTKPEVQEGYKNGAIKSFARHSRLGYTNLYNTDEVTEEFMNAVKHLRGLGYKRLTLKTGSYGMEALAHSIKLATDAEMDLLTIDGSGGGTGMSPWNMMETWGVPSILLHSKAYEYASILAARGKDVVDLSFAGGLVREDHIFKALALGAPYSKLVCMGRSLMIPGYLGSNIEGVLYPDRKERLNGNWDKLPKSVLDNGAKAEDIFAGYFDVQKKVGADEMKNIPYGAIAVWTLADKLAAGLQQLMSGARKFSINEITRNEIYSANRETEKETCIPFITDVQDEFAKKILNS comes from the coding sequence ATGATTCAGTGGCCAAAAAATAATGATGCGTTAGGTACAGTAAACCGTGGAAATCCTGCCGAATCAGGCTTATGCACATTATGCAGGGCTGATTGCCAGGGTAGATGTGAGACATGGTTGTCATGTATGCAGGGTAGGAAATTACTCTATCCAAGAGATTTTGGAGCAATAACATCAGGAAGCGCCAATACATGTCATGTTGGCGTGTCGTATAATTCAATAAGGATTAATGGCTACGTCTATGGTTCTCATGGATTAGCCAAGGGTCTTTCAAATGATCCTGATGACTGTGTCTTCCCTAATGTTACTTTAGATGGAGAATTTGGAAAAAAAGAAAAGACCAAATATCGAGTTCCCATAATGACAGGAGCTTTAGGATCAACCTTTATAGCGGCAAAATATTGGGATTCCTTTTCCATTGGTGCTGCATTGGTAGGTTATCCAATTGTAGTTGGAGAGAATGTTGTTGGTGTGGATAAACTATCAATTCTCAAGAATGGAAAAATTGAAAAGGCTCCAGAACTGGAGAGAAGAATAAACACCTATCTTAAGTACTTTGATGGATATGGAGCAATCATAGTTCAGACGAACGTTGAGGACACCAGAAATCGCGTAGCAGAGTATATTATTGATAAATATGGCGATAAGGTGATTATAGAATTAAAATGGGGACAGGGGGCCAAGGTTATTGGCGGTGAGATTCAGGTTACTGATCTGGATTATGCCCTATTCCTGAAGAACAGGGGTTACATAGTAGATCCTGATCCAACAAAACCGGAGGTACAGGAAGGCTATAAAAATGGCGCAATTAAGTCCTTCGCAAGGCATAGCCGCTTGGGATATACAAATCTCTACAACACGGATGAAGTTACTGAAGAATTCATGAATGCTGTAAAACATCTAAGGGGATTGGGATATAAACGACTTACCCTTAAGACAGGCTCCTATGGTATGGAAGCCCTGGCACATTCAATTAAATTGGCAACAGATGCTGAGATGGATCTTCTTACTATTGATGGATCCGGCGGCGGAACAGGCATGAGCCCATGGAATATGATGGAGACCTGGGGGGTTCCGTCAATTCTACTGCATTCCAAGGCATATGAGTATGCATCCATCCTTGCAGCGAGAGGCAAAGATGTTGTAGATTTATCATTTGCTGGCGGGCTAGTTAGGGAGGATCATATCTTTAAGGCCCTTGCCCTGGGCGCGCCTTATAGCAAACTTGTCTGTATGGGAAGAAGCCTAATGATCCCTGGATACCTTGGTTCGAACATTGAAGGTGTATTATATCCGGATAGAAAAGAGAGATTAAACGGAAATTGGGATAAATTGCCAAAATCTGTACTTGATAATGGCGCTAAGGCTGAGGATATATTTGCAGGGTATTTTGATGTACAGAAGAAGGTCGGTGCAGATGAGATGAAAAATATCCCCTATGGCGCAATTGCAGTATGGACTCTTGCTGATAAGTTAGCTGCTGGATTACAACAATTGATGTCCGGAGCCAGAAAATTTTCAATTAACGAGATTACAAGAAACGAAATCTACTCTGCAAACAGGGAGACAGAGAAGGAGACTTGTATTCCTTTCATAACTGATGTTCAGGATGAATTTGCCAAGAAAATTTTGAACAGTTAG
- a CDS encoding NrpR regulatory domain-containing protein, whose amino-acid sequence MSKSSEQKIINILKILQNNNKPACSIIISRQMLELGFDLSERTIRYYLQKMDYQGLTENLGKRGRIITPKGINELKSAFVFEKVGFIASKIDFLTYQMDFSLQKLKGTIIINLTTFNKQFFNKAFKQIESVFQAGLGMGKFLTISHPGDTIGNIIIDEDRVAIGTVCSVTINGIFLKEGINISSRFGGVLEISKGHPLRFTDIINYNGTSIDPLEIFIKGGMTSIREIISTGSGKIGASFREFPSIAMPKVEKIKKRLDDIGLGGILLIGKPGQPLLDIPVPDGRVGMIVAGGLNPIAAVEESGIPTENEALKTIYDFNEMKLYTKVDLFNTPFRMIRRD is encoded by the coding sequence ATGAGCAAGTCTTCCGAACAAAAAATCATAAATATACTTAAAATTCTGCAGAATAATAACAAGCCTGCATGTAGCATTATTATATCTCGGCAAATGCTGGAATTGGGCTTTGATCTCAGTGAGCGTACAATACGTTACTATCTTCAAAAAATGGATTATCAGGGTCTCACAGAGAATCTTGGCAAAAGGGGTAGGATAATTACCCCAAAAGGAATCAATGAACTAAAATCTGCCTTTGTTTTTGAAAAAGTTGGTTTTATTGCATCAAAAATTGATTTTCTGACATACCAGATGGATTTTTCTTTGCAGAAACTGAAAGGAACAATTATCATCAACCTTACAACGTTTAATAAGCAATTCTTTAACAAAGCATTTAAACAGATAGAGTCAGTTTTTCAAGCGGGTCTGGGGATGGGTAAATTTTTAACAATTAGTCACCCAGGCGACACTATAGGTAATATTATAATTGATGAAGATAGGGTTGCGATTGGCACAGTATGTAGTGTTACTATCAACGGAATTTTTTTAAAAGAGGGCATTAATATTTCTTCTAGATTTGGCGGTGTGCTTGAGATATCAAAGGGACATCCTCTGAGATTCACGGACATTATCAATTATAATGGCACTTCCATAGACCCTCTTGAAATATTTATTAAAGGTGGAATGACAAGCATTAGAGAGATCATTTCCACTGGCAGTGGAAAAATAGGTGCCAGCTTTCGCGAATTTCCATCCATTGCTATGCCTAAGGTAGAGAAGATAAAGAAGAGATTGGATGACATTGGATTGGGTGGGATATTATTGATTGGGAAACCCGGACAGCCATTATTGGATATTCCTGTTCCAGATGGTAGAGTCGGGATGATTGTTGCAGGTGGATTGAATCCCATTGCGGCTGTAGAGGAGTCTGGCATTCCAACTGAGAATGAAGCCTTGAAAACAATATATGATTTTAATGAGATGAAGTTATACACAAAGGTCGATTTATTTAACACCCCCTTTAGAATGATCAGACGTGATTGA
- a CDS encoding GxxExxY protein has protein sequence MVVEDVLMVGLKSVKRIVRAHEMQLVNYLTSIGKPVGLIINCGELIG, from the coding sequence TTGGTTGTCGAAGATGTTCTTATGGTAGGATTGAAATCGGTAAAACGAATAGTTAGGGCTCATGAAATGCAGTTGGTGAATTATCTCACATCAATAGGAAAACCTGTTGGGTTGATTATAAATTGTGGAGAGCTAATTGGTTGA
- a CDS encoding CsgG/HfaB family protein, with the protein MKLIYICVIITQRWPILAIVLSLLMVTQAYSMKNKNDNDKERAAILDFKAHNCPQSIAKAVTDIVSARIFETHIFTIVERNQIDKVFEEMELQKSWCTDSECAVKVGRLLSANKIIIGAIHKIDTYYILLRIVNVAIGKVEGNYKVKADEESRLEEACIEIVEMLEYDFKTETYLSYSISFGFQYAIGDYSKVGDDGYGFNLNLNVNNFIYKNAVLTISTGIYSFDGADDSIESIITAPIMLNLGYIYKLSRKIRIVPYLGCGYFINMMTYDKDGVDQFGDYEYSRENFYDPVASARCDLEYIMSLNLHIFLSPNYTYFFEKSNTGQILGADAGVKMFY; encoded by the coding sequence ATGAAATTAATATATATATGCGTCATAATAACTCAAAGATGGCCTATTTTAGCCATTGTTTTATCACTTCTTATGGTTACTCAAGCATATTCCATGAAGAATAAAAATGATAATGATAAAGAAAGGGCAGCGATTTTGGATTTTAAGGCGCATAATTGCCCCCAGTCCATAGCTAAAGCTGTAACTGACATAGTTAGCGCAAGGATATTTGAGACTCATATCTTTACCATAGTGGAGAGAAATCAGATTGATAAGGTATTCGAAGAGATGGAACTGCAGAAGAGTTGGTGTACAGATTCTGAATGCGCTGTTAAGGTCGGGAGGCTACTCTCCGCAAACAAGATTATAATAGGAGCGATTCATAAGATTGATACATACTATATTCTCCTGAGGATCGTAAATGTCGCAATCGGCAAAGTGGAAGGCAACTACAAGGTGAAGGCGGATGAAGAGTCCCGTCTGGAAGAGGCGTGCATTGAGATTGTTGAGATGTTGGAATACGATTTTAAGACAGAAACCTATTTGAGCTATTCCATTTCATTTGGTTTTCAATATGCAATTGGAGATTACTCAAAGGTTGGTGACGATGGATACGGCTTCAATCTAAATCTCAATGTCAACAATTTTATCTATAAAAACGCTGTTTTAACCATATCAACGGGCATTTATTCCTTTGATGGGGCCGATGATTCCATTGAGTCAATTATAACAGCGCCGATAATGCTTAATCTTGGTTACATCTACAAACTATCGAGAAAAATAAGAATAGTCCCCTATTTGGGTTGTGGATATTTTATAAATATGATGACCTACGACAAAGACGGTGTGGATCAATTTGGTGATTATGAATATTCGAGAGAGAATTTTTATGATCCCGTTGCCTCAGCAAGGTGTGATCTGGAATACATTATGTCTTTAAATCTGCACATCTTTCTTTCGCCAAACTATACATATTTTTTTGAAAAAAGCAATACCGGTCAAATTTTGGGCGCTGATGCCGGTGTAAAGATGTTTTATTAG
- a CDS encoding sigma-70 family RNA polymerase sigma factor gives MATKKDKFTEDHKRYYPVVFSTVYTKIGNIDDASDICQEIFIKFFEKYEEIQNSRKWLYGALRIAILEFFRRTRAEEVNIDDVFGDVGLTFVNGFKDSRVIISEAIDNMDNFGDEGEKTLFDLIAVYNYSYSEAAKQMGLTKRKAEYRYRRIVDRIIDYLNKKGIKDIEDLL, from the coding sequence ATGGCCACAAAGAAGGATAAATTTACTGAAGATCATAAAAGATATTATCCTGTTGTATTCAGCACAGTTTATACAAAAATAGGCAATATTGATGATGCAAGTGACATCTGTCAGGAAATATTTATCAAATTCTTTGAAAAATATGAGGAGATACAAAACAGCAGAAAATGGCTTTATGGAGCATTACGGATTGCCATTCTGGAGTTTTTTAGAAGGACAAGGGCTGAAGAAGTCAATATTGATGATGTATTTGGAGATGTAGGCCTTACATTTGTGAATGGATTTAAAGACAGCAGAGTAATCATAAGCGAGGCCATTGATAATATGGACAATTTTGGAGATGAAGGGGAAAAGACCCTCTTTGATCTTATTGCAGTGTATAATTACAGTTACAGCGAAGCCGCAAAACAAATGGGATTAACTAAAAGAAAAGCAGAATATAGATATAGACGTATAGTTGATCGAATAATCGATTATTTGAATAAGAAGGGCATAAAGGACATTGAGGACCTTCTATGA
- a CDS encoding CBS domain-containing protein yields the protein MLVKNWMSTGVMSIRASDSVQHALKLQKEGNVKILPVIDDGKLVGIVTDRDLKKASLPESIPLDISEAMYITSKIKIHQVMTPYVFTISPDSTIDEAASIIVNNDISGLPVVDEERRIVGIITRSDILKTYMSITGVDKPGYQIAFLVKYIPGLIGEIIELVSNYGGRIGYVLHSDARAPIGFRNAYMRIYDINSEQLPKLLKKMKEKCTLRYVIDPFLDKKEIYEEL from the coding sequence ATGTTAGTCAAGAATTGGATGAGTACAGGTGTTATGTCTATCAGAGCAAGTGATTCCGTACAACATGCCCTAAAGCTTCAAAAAGAAGGCAATGTGAAAATTTTACCGGTAATTGATGATGGTAAACTTGTAGGTATCGTGACGGACAGGGATTTGAAAAAAGCCTCTCTTCCAGAGTCTATACCATTAGACATAAGTGAGGCTATGTACATTACCTCAAAAATTAAGATACATCAGGTCATGACCCCTTATGTTTTTACAATTTCACCTGATTCTACTATAGATGAAGCCGCCAGCATTATAGTAAATAATGATATATCAGGGTTACCTGTAGTAGATGAAGAAAGACGAATTGTAGGAATTATTACAAGAAGCGATATTTTGAAAACCTATATGTCAATCACTGGTGTTGATAAACCCGGTTATCAGATCGCTTTTCTGGTGAAGTATATACCTGGTCTCATTGGTGAAATCATTGAATTGGTAAGCAATTATGGTGGTCGTATCGGTTATGTGCTGCATTCTGATGCCAGAGCGCCAATAGGATTTCGAAATGCCTATATGCGCATATATGATATCAATTCTGAACAACTACCGAAATTACTGAAAAAGATGAAAGAAAAATGCACATTACGCTATGTAATTGATCCATTCTTAGATAAAAAAGAAATTTATGAGGAATTATGA
- a CDS encoding aldo/keto reductase — MKYRKFGKLDWNASVLGFGAMRLPIIDNQPSKIDVPEAERMIRYAIDQGVNYIDTAYPYHEGQSERCVGRILGDGYRERVRIATKQPTWFISSSSDFDRYLDEQLKHLQTDYIDFYLLHGLNKEYWTKLHNMGVLPWAEGAIADGRIQHLGFSFHDNYEAFIEIVDSYDNWTFCQIQYNFMDINYQAGTKGLEYAAQKGLAIVIMEPLRGGQLTKKPPEVITKLWANDPNPHTQADIALQWVWNHSEVSVVLSGMTTMQQVEENIISADRSGPDTLTKGELMLIDKMRDAYLDLCPIPCTNCRYCMPCPNSVNIPRIFEIYNEAVMYNDPRTGRFFYRGAMGLSEGERANNCVECGECEEKCPQDIPIMEWLVKAHALLGPKKKE, encoded by the coding sequence ATGAAATACCGGAAATTTGGAAAGCTTGATTGGAATGCGTCAGTGTTGGGATTCGGCGCTATGAGGTTGCCTATTATCGATAATCAACCATCGAAAATAGATGTGCCTGAAGCAGAGAGGATGATACGGTATGCAATTGATCAGGGAGTCAATTATATTGACACAGCCTATCCTTATCATGAGGGTCAGAGTGAGCGCTGTGTTGGACGTATTCTTGGTGATGGGTATCGTGAACGGGTAAGGATTGCTACCAAACAGCCCACCTGGTTTATAAGTAGTTCAAGTGATTTTGACCGTTATCTCGATGAACAACTTAAGCATCTACAGACAGACTACATAGATTTTTACCTATTGCATGGATTGAATAAAGAGTATTGGACTAAATTGCATAATATGGGAGTGCTACCTTGGGCAGAGGGCGCGATTGCCGATGGTCGCATTCAACATCTTGGATTTTCATTTCATGACAATTATGAGGCATTCATTGAGATAGTTGATTCTTATGATAACTGGACATTCTGTCAGATCCAATACAACTTTATGGATATAAATTATCAGGCTGGGACAAAGGGGTTGGAATATGCTGCTCAAAAGGGTTTGGCAATTGTAATTATGGAGCCCTTGCGAGGGGGACAATTGACCAAAAAACCACCAGAGGTGATAACTAAACTGTGGGCTAACGATCCAAATCCACACACTCAAGCCGATATAGCCCTGCAATGGGTGTGGAACCATTCTGAAGTGTCTGTGGTGCTTAGCGGCATGACCACAATGCAGCAGGTAGAGGAAAATATTATTAGCGCGGATCGCTCCGGACCGGATACACTCACAAAAGGGGAATTGATGCTTATTGATAAGATGCGTGATGCATATCTGGATCTTTGTCCCATTCCCTGCACGAATTGCAGATATTGTATGCCATGTCCAAATTCTGTAAATATACCTAGAATATTTGAAATCTATAACGAAGCAGTAATGTACAATGATCCTAGAACTGGACGCTTCTTTTATCGGGGTGCAATGGGGCTGAGTGAAGGGGAGCGGGCGAATAATTGCGTTGAGTGTGGGGAATGTGAAGAGAAATGTCCTCAAGATATTCCCATCATGGAGTGGCTTGTAAAAGCGCACGCTCTCTTAGGCCCTAAGAAAAAGGAATAA
- a CDS encoding FG-GAP-like repeat-containing protein, which translates to MKNAIAILNILLSLSLLYCSNMIQEGIDSTKDPRIPEINVKQGADNILSPSGRYDIVGVKVNDSSPNITFLIENLGLADLMLTGEPIITISCADCESDDIFQIEQPSSSIIPAGRNVTFSVTYNPELPGNNSATISIMNNDLDEGLYTFTVSGNTNPVCDFNTRLRKGIISLTVDFEDKSLGDITLWEWDFNGDGVIDSNEQNPSYTYNSPGSYSVMLTLSGPGGSHYKIRDNYITVIMPIEHSIDSNVDNIRNVVAADLNGDGEMDVLAASGGKSPDYIGEIAWWKNNGNGSFGDKQIIASILDNSYYNHVVAVDLDDDENIDVLAASGGKSPYYIAEIAWWRNNGDDTFGEKQSIVSFPYARMVCAADIDGVNGLDVLAVGRNSAWWANDGSGNFTGDGIIIDDWYLGYAYLTDIDNDNDLDVLASTSGSPGRLQWHENTSGDGTSWTKHIFDDSFHNCTSLTTIDIDDDNDLDTLGLGIVNFGEPKDIYEIIWWENTDGNGTFGPRITLDSDYSRPSSLFTTDIDGDGKTDVLGTGDSLIAMWNNNGNEGFTKKIINYQLLDACSVYAADMDGNGDMDVLAAGDSISWYNIRLDGWYRHTISETLNGANSVNSADIDGDGDMDILNTASGSLGSITWWENIDNESFVTISHPIDTNFTGACSCYALDMDLDGDIDVIGAGDGDGVIWWENTEGNGLYWDRHEMGYVGGGDESVYAADMDNDGDLDVIESMWGSAWIIWWENDGTLPDDGTQWDYHNISPMSWGGPRSVMAADIDGDDDMDVLSANGGIRWWENMDGCGSFPNGGVEYPVGSLHTIDDSFFPSYYAYALDMDKDGDIDVLGAAGGDIDEIAWWENNGDGTFGSRQTVSSSFDGASSVYAADLDGDGDMDIAATARDGDKIAWWKNPMIGNNTEWIEHTIAADFDGASSVFITDIDDDGDMDIIATASDNGEIVVWENNILDYGP; encoded by the coding sequence ATGAAAAATGCAATAGCAATTTTGAATATTCTGCTATCTCTATCACTTCTTTATTGCAGCAATATGATCCAGGAGGGAATAGACTCCACAAAAGATCCACGAATCCCGGAGATCAATGTGAAACAGGGAGCTGATAATATTCTATCCCCCAGCGGCAGATACGATATTGTTGGAGTTAAGGTAAATGATTCAAGTCCGAATATTACATTTTTAATTGAAAACCTCGGATTAGCCGATTTGATGCTGACAGGTGAGCCAATTATAACAATTAGCTGTGCAGACTGTGAAAGCGATGATATTTTTCAAATCGAGCAGCCCTCATCCTCCATTATTCCTGCAGGCAGAAATGTAACTTTTTCTGTAACATACAATCCTGAATTACCAGGCAATAACTCGGCAACAATATCCATTATGAATAATGACCTCGATGAAGGCCTATATACATTTACGGTTTCAGGGAATACAAATCCTGTTTGCGATTTTAACACAAGGTTAAGGAAGGGCATCATCTCACTTACTGTAGATTTTGAGGATAAATCTCTTGGTGATATTACATTATGGGAATGGGATTTCAATGGAGATGGTGTTATCGATTCAAATGAGCAGAATCCAAGCTATACATATAACAGCCCTGGCTCCTACTCTGTTATGCTAACCCTGTCAGGACCGGGCGGTTCTCACTACAAGATAAGAGATAATTATATCACTGTTATTATGCCAATTGAACATTCAATCGATAGTAATGTCGATAATATCCGTAATGTTGTTGCGGCAGATTTAAATGGCGATGGTGAGATGGATGTGCTGGCCGCATCAGGTGGGAAGTCACCCGATTATATTGGCGAGATAGCCTGGTGGAAGAACAATGGAAACGGTTCATTTGGAGATAAGCAAATCATAGCCAGCATCCTCGATAACTCATATTACAACCATGTTGTTGCGGTAGATTTAGATGACGATGAAAATATTGATGTGCTGGCCGCATCAGGTGGGAAGTCACCCTATTATATTGCCGAGATAGCTTGGTGGAGGAACAACGGCGATGACACATTTGGTGAAAAGCAGAGCATCGTCAGTTTCCCTTATGCGCGCATGGTATGCGCAGCCGATATTGATGGAGTTAATGGCCTCGACGTTTTGGCGGTAGGCCGCAATAGCGCTTGGTGGGCAAACGATGGAAGCGGAAACTTCACCGGCGATGGCATAATAATTGACGATTGGTATTTAGGATATGCTTATCTGACTGATATTGACAATGATAATGATCTGGATGTGTTGGCTTCCACCTCAGGTTCTCCAGGCAGATTACAATGGCACGAAAACACCAGTGGAGATGGCACATCCTGGACAAAGCATATATTTGACGATAGTTTCCACAACTGTACATCCTTAACAACAATAGATATAGATGATGATAACGATTTAGATACGCTTGGATTGGGGATAGTCAACTTTGGTGAGCCAAAAGATATCTACGAAATAATCTGGTGGGAGAACACAGACGGCAATGGTACCTTTGGGCCAAGAATTACCCTCGACAGCGATTATTCACGGCCCTCCTCACTATTTACAACCGATATTGATGGAGATGGAAAAACCGATGTTTTGGGAACCGGCGATTCTTTGATCGCAATGTGGAATAACAATGGCAATGAAGGCTTCACCAAAAAAATCATCAACTATCAATTATTAGATGCTTGCTCAGTTTATGCAGCAGATATGGATGGTAATGGTGATATGGATGTGCTTGCCGCAGGGGATAGCATATCCTGGTATAATATTAGATTGGATGGCTGGTACAGGCACACAATTAGTGAAACCCTCAACGGAGCTAATTCGGTCAATTCGGCTGATATAGACGGTGATGGCGATATGGATATACTAAATACAGCTAGCGGCTCTTTAGGCTCCATTACATGGTGGGAGAACATTGATAATGAAAGCTTTGTAACAATCAGCCATCCTATTGACACCAATTTCACAGGCGCCTGTTCATGTTATGCATTAGATATGGATTTAGATGGAGACATAGATGTGATTGGCGCAGGAGACGGAGACGGTGTGATATGGTGGGAAAATACAGAGGGCAACGGTCTTTATTGGGATAGGCATGAAATGGGATACGTTGGTGGGGGCGATGAATCTGTGTATGCCGCGGATATGGATAATGACGGCGATCTGGACGTGATTGAATCTATGTGGGGCTCAGCATGGATAATCTGGTGGGAGAACGACGGCACTTTGCCTGACGATGGCACACAATGGGACTACCATAACATATCACCAATGTCTTGGGGAGGACCTCGTTCGGTTATGGCTGCTGATATTGATGGGGATGATGATATGGATGTCCTTAGCGCTAATGGTGGTATAAGGTGGTGGGAAAACATGGATGGCTGTGGCAGTTTCCCTAATGGAGGTGTTGAATACCCTGTAGGTTCACTTCATACCATCGATGATAGCTTCTTCCCATCTTATTATGCCTATGCCTTGGATATGGACAAAGATGGAGACATAGATGTATTGGGCGCCGCAGGTGGCGATATTGACGAGATTGCATGGTGGGAAAATAATGGTGACGGCACGTTTGGAAGTAGGCAGACAGTCAGCTCTTCATTCGATGGAGCATCTTCGGTATATGCCGCTGATCTTGATGGCGATGGCGATATGGATATAGCGGCAACGGCCAGAGATGGAGATAAAATAGCATGGTGGAAGAATCCTATGATTGGCAATAACACTGAATGGATTGAACACACCATTGCAGCCGATTTTGATGGCGCGTCATCGGTATTTATTACGGATATTGATGATGACGGCGATATGGATATAATCGCCACAGCATCCGATAACGGCGAGATAGTCGTGTGGGAGAACAATATATTGGACTATGGGCCATAA